A window of Physeter macrocephalus isolate SW-GA chromosome 6, ASM283717v5, whole genome shotgun sequence genomic DNA:
aagTGATTTTGACAtccactgaagtttgagaactgtTGCCTTATATTAACTATCGTTGTCAACATTGTTCCCCCATAATGGACCAAGGCCactatagttctttttttttaaaaaataaatttatttatttttatttatttttggctgcgttgggtctttgttgctgcacgcaggctttctctagttgtggcgagcaggggcttctcattgtggtggcttctcttgttgcggagcacagcctctaggtgcgcaggcttcagtcgttgtggcacgtgggctcagtagttgtgactcacaggctcagtagttgtggcacacaggcttagttgctccgtggcatgtgggatcttcctggatcagggctcgaacccgtgtcccctgcgttggcaggtggattcttaaccactgtgccaccagggaagcccctactatAGTTCTTAACATAGTGTCCCAAACTTAGTAGATACTTGATTATTTGACTTGAGAGCACAGGTAATTTTTGTCAGGGGCTGCAGCAACTGTAAGACATCATCTGTCTTGTAAGAGAATACGTGGGAAGAAGAGACTAAAATATTTGAggttgttttctttcccttttttatacCACAGCTGCTTGGAAAGCCTGAACAAAAAGGCCCATAAAGTATGGAccaacaaaaggagaaaagatgtGGAACCAATGAGATATGTTTTGGTACGTATCTAGGACATGAGTAATGGGCCTTAGCAATTTTTTCCCCATAGTTCATACTGTGAATGTAAGAGTAGAAACCCTAAAACCCGATTTTAGGGATGAAACTTTATAGCCAGAAAGTCTTATTACTGTTACACAAACATAATTTAAATCACCTTGATAGAACTTTTCTGTGAAGATGAGTGAACCTGGTTACCAAGGGTTTTgaaaggttgattttttttcagtataaataTTTAGCCCAGGGTACTGAATCTCTTTTTACTACACCATGGGTATAAAGTATAGATTCTCCACATTCAGCAGCTTTGATTTTGTATGGGCATAGGACTAGTGCATAGTAAGATCATGCCTCTCCTAAAGCATATTATAGTTTAATAGTAATAAATCAGAATGAAAGGAGGTTAAAAGGAGACATAAGCCACCTGTTATGGGAGCCTGGGGGAATAGTTAGGACTTTGGGGAATCTAGGCAAGCTTTGaggcaattatttttaaactttgctttttttaaaaagtatttttccgTAAGTTAATTTGGTCTTTTTGAAGCTTTGACCAAATGTTATGTTAGAAACCAAAAAAGTGATTCTATTGTGCCTTTTTCCAAGGGACTACTCGAAACCTCTTAAAGCAAGATTTGAGTAAATCTGGCACCCATGTTTTGAATGATACAACTGCCTAATAAGTGATGACTTATTAGGGTGGTTGACTCGGTTTGTCTGGTTGTTATCCCAGGATAATTATTGTTCCTGCTTTCAAGCTCAAGAGTATCCTGGTTTGGAGGAGAAATTATATGGTCCCCCAGTTAAGACTGCATGCTCTTTTAGGGGAAGATTCCATATAGCTAAAATATGATAAAGGAAGACAGTTTTATCTTTTAGGGCCATTTTTCTTGGGAAACAACCTTTTGTTTTTACATAGTCTGGTGTTAATATAccaaagtataatttaaaaattcaaaatatgtgtAAGGTCTTAGTCAAGAGACAAAAGTAAATCTTGTTTATATTCTGTAAAGCTAAGTGAGAAAGTCAGTAGCCCCCTACCCCCTCCACTTTGTACCAAATATACTGGAATGTGCTAGATGCTAAAAGTGTCTAGTGTTCTCCCTTCTATTTTAgcggaagaaaaaacaaagatcatTTGAAAAGGATCTAGAAAATACTTAGGTAGGGATAGGACTCCTAAGGGCAGAAAATATTCATTTGACTAAAACTTCTTTAAGTCTAAATATACCTGAACTAGTCAGTAAACTAGCAAAACCCcaaactcattattttaaaaggattagcTAGCTGCAATAAAAATTACAGCTTAAGAGGAACTAATTTTGGCCTGTTTTAAATTGGGTCTTGGTTCAGTTTAAGCACCAAGTATTTGAATATATCCTAGATGCACAGCACTAGGCTAGTGAGGTAGCAAATATAAAGCAGTACGTGATTCTGCCTTCCTTCACGAAGGTTTGTGGTTTGGTTGAGGTCGGAGACAGGGAAGGTTTAAATGAGGTGAGGATTAAGAATTGGACTTAAAAAAAgctagaacagggcttccctggtggcgcagtggttgagagtccgcctgctgatgcaggggacacgggttcgtgccccggtccaggaggatcccacatgccgcggagcggctgggcccgtgagccatggccgctgatcctgcgcgtccggagcctgtgctccgcaacgggagaggccacggctgtgagaggaccgcgtaccgccaaaaaaaaaaaaaaaaaaaaaatttgtaattgaTGCTTAGGCATCTGCCATGCCTATGATCTAGtggccacagtgagaggcctgcgtacctcaagaaaaagaaaaaaaaaaaaagctagaacaGGGATTTGAATAGTTGAAGGGCAAGgggtgacattttaaaatgaacaaagtgaaaaagaataaaacatatttaacatGGGTGTAAACTGACTTCTGCAGAGTTAGGAAGGTAGATTTGGAGCCATGTTTCAAACTCAGCTTGTCATAAAAACTATATCCTTTAAGCATGGAAGATTCATATGGAGAATTGATTGAAGAAGGTTGTTATGATGGTCATATAGTAAATGACTTGGAGGTAGGAGAAAAAAGTTGGGGGATAAAGAACCTAACTAAGGAATAGTGTTATAGACCACATGGTGACTGTTTTTCCCCTACAAAGAGAAATAGGCAAATCAGCCCTCCAGCCCTTTGGTTGAGAAATGAGGATATGACAAcaaggaagaataaaaaaccaaatGAAGCTTGTCATAGGAAAAAtactctttatttaaataaataaaaacatgttaagATGCCAGCAGTGACAAGAGTTGTTACCTAAAACTTGACAGTAAAGATTTCCccgaagtttttttttttttttgcggtacgcggacctctcactgttgtggcctctcccgttgcggggcacagggtccggacgcgcaggctcagcggccatgactcacgggcccagccgctccgcggcatgtgagagcttcccggaccggggcacgaacccgcgtcccctgtatcggcaggcggactctcaaccactgcgccaccagggaagacctcaccaaagttttaaaaaaagacttaataaATCTTCCATCTGCTGCCTCTTTAATCTACAACTTCCCCATCAGTTCTTCTGACCTAAGGATAGAAAGAGAACATTGAGGCAGTGTCATTTTGATAGCAAGCGTTTTTATGGAAGACCTAAGCTTGATGTGTGTTAATAGCATCTCAAATAGAGTTCTAGACAGCTCTTTCTCCAGTCTGATTTAAAGCCATCAGGACTTTCCCTGCATTCTATTGTGAGAGGAGGAGAACTTTgaatagaaaatgtttatttttatttatttatatatttattttttgaaaatgtttatttttaaagaagaaaagcttaTCTAAGAATCTTTAGAAGATTTAGAATACGATGTTAGTGATATTAGTTAAAGCTATGTTAATATAAAAAACTatgttaatatatgttaaaactGTGATGTTAAAAAAGTTATTCTACCTTTTCTCCAGGACTTATGGTTGTTAGGATGTTTATCATCCATGGTCTCTTTTTTTATGTCTCTTGAGTCGCTGTAGAAGGTGACCAAAGGAGGAAAGTTAGCTGGAAATCAGAACTAGAGAATTAGTCTAGATGACCAGATCTAGGAGATTAAAGTTACTTTAACAAAAATAGTTGATGCTACTACATGTCAGGGTAGGAATTACTGGTTTTGTGCTAGCTTCTGTTTTATATAGTTCCTTTGCACCTTCCCTCCCCACTGCGTATCCAGTGGGTAACTCCACTGATGGCTCCTCTAGCTCTTGGCTGTGCCCTTCAAGTTTGTGTGGTTGGGGATCCTGCCCATGTATAGTATATTAGCTCTTTCTCCTTCGTAGCTTTAggaattgggtttttttttttccttgaaaatcttACACAGAATTGAGAACCTTGTGTAATCAAGTCCTtgatggattaaagtcctaagtGGAGCCTTAGGAAAGGAATGGAAATACTCAGAGCCCATGAATAcagctcttttaaaatttgtaattgggcttccctggtggcgcagtggttgagagtccgcctgctgatgcagggaacacgggttcgtgccccagtccgggaggatcccacatgccgcggagcggctgggcccgtgagccatggccgctgagcctgcacatccggagcctgtgttccgcaacgggagaggccacaacagtgagaggcccgcgtaccgcaaaaaaaaaaaaaaatttgtaattgaAGCTTAGGCATCTGCCATGCCTATGATCTAGTGGCCATTCTCCTAAGGTATTAAAGGTATTACAGTCTCTATTCCAGTAACTTCTATAGGATGATTTATCTTACCTTTCACAAACCAGCATTTTTGGAGCAAATGTCTTAAGGACAAATGAAGGAGAATGATGTGTGTtatctagaaagaaagaaatcaggatGAAGTAACACAAGTACTAAGCATTTTTACATTATTGCAGAGAAGGCTAGCTGGCAGGAGatttgagtctccctcccatAGCTGTTGCTGGGAAGTGACTGCTCTGCCTGGGCCTACATTCCTGCCTCCCTGACATAGGTATGGTCTTGTGACTAGTTTTTGCCAATGGGATGTGAGTAGAAATATTCTCTTCTCGGCTGAGGTGGTTATGAGGTAGctgtactttctccattctctttttgTGGCAGCTTGGGAAGCCAGGTGTGGGAGGTGACAGGCAAAAGTCTAAGAGCCTCTGTTCTTGAATCACCACTCCTACCGAATACTTGCACTGGATTGTATACAAGGGAACGTCTGTTGTGTTAAATGATGACATTAACACAGTTTGGACTTTATCTGTTAAAGGGGCTTGCATTGCtctaacacatacatacatctttatttaatattaatctACCTTAGGAGGTAGATATTATtccttttatggatgaggaagatGTGTTTGAGAAGTAACTTTCCTTAAGACCAGGGCAGATAGTTGAACCTAGATCTGACTGAAAAGCTAGTGAATTCTCCAGTATAACATGCTGCATCTTAGAGAAAGGATATCACTTGAGATAGGATAGATCCTAACCTTTCAGATTACAAGTAAAAAATTACTTCTATGGAAAGTGACTGGGTATTGGTAAGATAAGAATCTTTTATCTGTTATAAGTGAATTTAGATTTAATTAGACTCCTTTTTACTGGGTTGTCTCTCCAGAGAGGATGAAATTCTGAGATTTACTCTTTTGATTGCTTTGGTGAAGGATTTTGTGGGAGGAGTATTAAGACTAATTACTGCAGGGCTTCCGTACTTATTAGCTATAGAGGACTTAGGGTCCAAGCCTTCACTTAGGACTGTGTTCACTGTCTCACCCTTGCTTACCTACATTACAGACAGCAGGGTCAGGAATCTGATTGGTGGCGTCAGAAAAGTTTTCACTTGGTTCCAAACTTGGAGAAGTAAGCTTTGGAAGATTAAATGACTCTGAAATAAAGCAGACCAGAAGTTATAGAAGCAGAGTGgaaacttctttttgtttttcattcctcATTTGGCTAAGGTGTCCATAGCTATGAAATATGGAGGGGGGGCAATAGAACTCGACTCCACTTATCTGTCCCCCAAATGAAAAACTTACCGTCATCTATAGCAGTTCTATTGACACAGTTAGCCTCATGTTCTTTGAGCCTTTTGATTGGGACCACATGACAAGCATTATATTTGCAGTTAGCCATCTTTttagctttctttggatttttctaaAAGGAAGAAGTTCTTGTTAAATGGCTATTAGGTTTTGCCTGTATTCTACCCTCCATTCCTTTCTGGAAATGCTGAAGACATACCATGTTCCAACATTAAGAACTTGCAGGTGCTATGTATACtcagaagttgttttttttttatttttattttttaaatttctttctttctttattgatttttggctgcgttgggtcttcgttgctgtgcccggactttctctagttgcggcgagagggggctactcttcattgtggtgcacagtcttctcattgcggtggcttctcttgctgcggagcatgggctctaggcacgcgggcttcagtagttgtgacatgcaggctcagtagttgtggcttgcgggctctagagtgcaggttcagtagttacagcacacgggcttagttgctccgcggcacgtgggatcttcccggaccaaggctcaaacctgtgtcccctgcattagcaggtggattcttaaccactgcgccaccagggaagtcctcttcttttttttttttaaaaaggtctttaACCTTTTATATTCTGAGCTTAGTTTTCTCCCTCCAGTGACTTAAGAGTTATCAGGAAAACTTACCTTTCTACATGATGCCAGGTGGTACTGTAACCTGCTGGCTGACATCCTGTGGTTTGGGTCATAAGGACATATTTCCAAGACTTCTAGCTCCATGAGCCCTAAATAGCAGGAGCCATGGGTTGGCAAAGGAAATACTGACGTTTAGGATCACGTAATCTTGACATAggtctattttctgttttcagagaaAGAGTAGTATGAAAGATATGGGTGTTTCAAGTTTTACCTATGAAAGTTTTGGATAACTAAACAATAGCCTAGCCAGTTAGATAATAGGGTAATAGGACAAATTCACTGCTTATCTGCCTTGGAAGGCCAAAAATTAGTATTTGTACATATTATATAGCTTGTTTTAGATAGTTTTTTTTGCTCTTCATTAGCGTGTTAAATAAACAGGTAGGATTCCTTGGAAAACTCACAGTACTGGGGTAAGGTGAAGTTTAACACCATAAGCTTGAGTGCTGGAGAAAGCAAGGGCTGGGGCAGCCGGTTCTTTCACTGTTCAGCACTGCCCCCTTCCATCTCTCTGCCAAACCTGTCTAAATTAAGCTCTTTTCCAGACAAGGATGCTACTTGTCAGATAGGTCAACATAGACACTTTTGGGGAGAGGGatttggaagaatgaacattacCATATTCAAGTTCAGGCTACTTTATAATTATCTGAGAATGCCCATCTGAAATCTCTAAAGTTGTAGGTATTAACATATGAAGACTCCTAGAAGTGAACTAAGAATACACAGTCTCAAATCTGCCTCATTTTACTACCAATAGGAGGCCTACACTCCCTTATGGCTAGTCTTTAGCATCGCAGACATTCACTTCAAGGACTCCCAAGTTTCCAGGCAACAGCTATAGTTGAGATTTCTGCAAAGCAGAGACAGCACAGTCTGATAAGGGGGAAAAAGATCAAGGCAGACTGCCATATGCAGTAGGGATGGAAAAGTGCCTGGAATAGCCATTTCAATTCTACTTTACATCATGCCTAGGGCATAGACAAAGGGCACAGAGCTAGACTGTTAAATGTCAGATTTTCCTGAGGGCATTTAGGTGATTAAGTCTAGGGATTTAAACTCAGGTACCTTTCAGGAACACAAGCCaaggtgtttttttaaagcttacaATGCATATTCATGGTTATATTAGAGCCGTGAACACTTACTCTGAAGTGAATTGGCTCCCTGAATATAAAGGCTCAGTATAATCCAATATTGCATAGCTATCTTtagattcttcttctttttttttttattattatttattggggtatagttgttttacaatgaaGATTCTTAAAGATAATGGAAAAAGAGCTTTAATACCTAAATGTAGTCTTTAGATAACCTCAAACCCTTATTTTTAGCCAGCAGCCTAGAAAAATTTGAAGTTTGATTGGACTGAAAGGTTGGTCGTAATAAACAGAGTGCTTCAGGAATAGGCCTCAAGAATTGGTGACCTGGGATCGTTCACCTAATTATTGATAGCTGAATATCCCATGTAGAGAGGCCAACACTATAATAATGGAGGCCGTTTGGTTTAATACCATTTGTTAGACTTGGCAAGAGTATTCCAACCTTGATGCTAGCTTGACGCTTAAACCTAGTCTAAAGGCTTTTAGACCgaacttactcttttttttttggcggtacgcgggcctctcactgtcgtggcctctcccgtggcggaccacaggctccggacgcgcaggatcagcggccatggctcacgggcccagccgctccgcggcatgtgggatcctcccggaccggggcacgaacccgtgtcccctgcattggcaggtggactctcaaccactgcgccaccagggaagcctgaacttATTCTTGAAGCAGTGACTCTCAAGAATCCGAAGGGCAGGGTCACTTGAACAGGAGAACAATCCTTCTGTAAGGCAAAACAAGGCAAATAGCTGAAGTTTGACGGGAGGGAAAGCACAGTACCTTTCAGTCAAGTGATGTGAAGCAACTTTCTGTTCAAGTGGTGTGAAGCAACTTTCTACTCAATTCCTCTTCTCCCATCATATGTTCTGTGGTTTCTCAGAGGTTTGGAAGTTTTTGATGTCATAGTTAGGTCTTGAGAAGTGGTTCTCAAGCCTGGTTGTGCATGAGAATCACTGAGTAGTTTTAAAGTGACAGAGCCTTTGGCCCCACTCCAGAACTGTTGGATTAGAATCTTCATGAATGGAGTCTGGCTAACTGTGGCTTTAAAAGAGTTCCACAGGGTATTCTGATTTGTAGCCAGGGTTACTAGACCCTGCTCTGGGGTAATTAAACTCCCCTTAGAAGGGTTCCTCCAGTTTCCAGCAGGACCTGCCACATAATGTTTCCAGTGAAGTTTCTCTAGAGATTACCTGTTGGCATGATTAGTCTCATCTTTAAACCTGGCCTTTTTCTTTATGGGGTGCCAAATAGAATTCCACAGAAAGCAACATAAGCTCACtacatgctaaaaaaaaatcaaaaatttatatttggcCTTCCTAATCCAGTGTACCAGGTCTTGAGCCAAATATTTACATACACCACTTCATATAATTACTTGCACAGTTGTCTGAGGGATTACTGCCGTTGTATAGATTAGGAAACCAACTCAGTGGTGGTAGATAGCTAAAAGTTACAAAGCTAGTAAGTGTTGATTTCATTAGGAACATCTTTAATTATAGGGAAACTGTCAGACTCATAGTAGtggatacaagttttccaaaattgtcATTTCTGCTTGACAGTTTGTATTTTATCAGTGGCAATAAATACTGTCAGTTgttctctctgaaaaaaaaaagctagcaaGCGTTTGAGtatcattattactattgtttGATGTAATACATGTCAAGCACTTaaagtacctggtacatagtaaataaCCAGGTCATCACTTTACATGCAGTAACTTACTTAACACACACAGTACTCCCAAGAGATAGGAACTATTAATATCATCTCAATTTTACAGACAGGGACACTGGATCAAAGCTGCTAAGTGATAGAGTTGGGATGTGAACTCAGGCTATCTGGCTCTAGAACCGGGGATCCTAGCCTCTAAGTCATAAGGCTCAGTCCACTGTACTCAATTATTGAACCCAgaagtctgtctgattccaaaatgTAGGCTTTTCCCATATGCCAAGTATAGGCAAATAAGTGTTTCTAGGCTCTAGCAATCTTACAGTTCAGCTGAGGTAGCAGTATAATATGAAATGGGCAATTAAAGGTGAAAACTAATTTAGCTGTAAAATATGTGCCATAGATCAAGTGCTGTAGGAGTTCAGCAAGGGCTGGACTTGGGATTGTTTGTGCTAGATCCAGAAAATTGACTGGGATTTGGGTCAGCAAGAGGGAAAGCATACATAAATGAgaaaggcagaaatgaaaaatgaacataGGACACTGAGAACATGGTCCCCACTAAGCTGGTGAGTACATAATAGGGGATAGCAGAGCATAAGATTGGCTTGGCATGGAGTGTCTTTAACAAAATTTTTTGGATGAGGATTAGAAATGCAAGTGAGAAAGATCCAATAGGAACTATACCAACCCATAAGGAGGCTGCTGCTATACTGCTGGTCAGCTCCGTAGATATTGATGTCTTACTGCCTGCCCTTAATTCTCCTCCATCAAGGTGAAAGACCAATAGAAACCTCATGGATCTCTTTAGTAGAACCTGAGTTTCATTGGTAACAGCAGGTAATTCAAATATTTGGGGCCACTATCACCTTATACTAGGCCCATAGCCTTCTAGGGACTCAATTGCAGTAAATAAGCTGGAAGGCAGATTCTGTTTTCCGAAAATACAAAGTCTACCTTAGAGATACTTGAAATTTTATTCCATCTTCTTGTTTATTTGAAAGGTGTTGGAAAGGAGGTAGATATGAAGACAATTCTGTTTGATTTAGAATTTTCTGAGGACTTTCTGCTTTTTGCCTTGAAAGAAACTTGAAAGGGAGCTGATTTTCTTGAGTTAGGGAGTTAAGGCCTAACTTGGAATGACAAAAGTATTATAGTGCTAAAATTTATCTAGTCTTCTAAGATTTAAAGTCTGTCATTAATTTCCCCTTGTTAATCTCAGTtaatttggttcttctttatggGGCCTATTTCCCAGTTTAGTCTcaataattcaacaaataaatcaGCATATTTATTGCGTGGCTATTGTGTCTAAGAGGTGGTGTTCTAGATCATTGTTTCTCAATATGTGTCCAACGGAACATTTGCACCAAAACCTCCTAGAGTACTTGTTAATGCACACTTCTAGACCCCACTGCAGACCTGCCAATCCTGAATCTCAGGAGACAGGGATTGAgctcagtttctattttttttttttttttttttttgtggtatgcgggcctctcactgttatggcctcccccgttgcggagcacaggctccggacgcgcNNNNNNNNNNNNNNNNNNNNNNNNNNNNNNNNNNNNNNNNNNNNNNNNNNNNNNNNNNNNNNGGCCCAggtccagtggccatggcccacgggcccagccgctccacggcatgcgggatcctcccggaccggggcacgaacccgcgtctgctgcatcggcaggcggactctcaaccactgcgccaccagggaagccctgatctcaGTTTCTTAAGCACCTTTAAGAATCATTGTACTTAagtggtggttctcaaacctgaGAGAGCATTGAATTtaa
This region includes:
- the LOC129392210 gene encoding gametocyte-specific factor 1-like, with the translated sequence MELEVLEICPYDPNHRMSASRLQYHLASCRKKNPKKAKKMANCKYNACHVVPIKRLKEHEANCVNRTAIDDDNTHHSPSFVLKTFAPKMLVCESDSRDIKKETMDDKHPNNHKSWRKGQKN